A single genomic interval of Macadamia integrifolia cultivar HAES 741 chromosome 6, SCU_Mint_v3, whole genome shotgun sequence harbors:
- the LOC122082368 gene encoding uncharacterized protein LOC122082368 — translation MFLPCHNSIDDALFGSWIFSSSSSSQRQFNFLNSPFTLWKTQLTGGTWHFRSQFIPRNHERRLIARTIGFRGDMNSHRIREASEACFHGCFAAPLLGLADAPNPNTKPINIVAASHYNFDAATAASLLPNTQFTNHESLPPLEEALSHFATAYPHYSQTYEADQIRAQHYFHLSLFNRVCFDYIGFGLFSYSQHQASISDPSSSSSSPPPPNSLEFPFFDISYRPLTLQSQILNRGEDSELESRIRKRIMDFLNISDTDYHMVFTANRASAFKLLAESYPFQSNHRLLTVYDYDSEAVRTMIESSQKKGARVMSAKFSWPSLRIHTEKLTNMVVSKRKKGKRGLFVFPMQSRMTGRRYSCLWMSTAHENGWHVLLDACALGPKDMDTLGLSLFRPDFLICSFFKVFGENPSGFGCLFVKKSSASILDASTTAKSSIGIVVTLVPSKKLSQLPCDDSDGHSQTQEKSKLESEENDLSSIRSFSGPILAQSQTSNGFGERSSSSNQRTQLEGLQHCSSASEIVEICEPNDLLKARSTETNINSPDKKSSEFECKCLDHADSLGLIVISSRARYLTNWLVNALMKLHHPEQGLPLVRIYGPKVKFDRGPALAFNVFDWKGEKIQPMLVQKLADRSNISLSYGFLHNISFSDKFEGEKESVLETRNYEATAVASNKRRERGELGITVVTAALGFLANFNDTYRLWDFIAQFLNADFVEKEQWRYTALNQRTIEL, via the coding sequence ATGTTCCTTCCTTGTCACAATTCCATCGACGATGCTCTGTTCGGTTCATGGATCTTTTCATCATCGTCTTCATCTCAACGTCAATTCAACTTTCTCAATAGTCCTTTTACACTCTGGAAAACCCAATTGACTGGGGGGACATGGCACTTTCGTTCACAGTTCATACCCAGAAACCATGAAAGGAGATTGATTGCAAGAACTATTGGGTTTAGAGGAGATATGAATTCACATCGCATTAGAGAAGCTTCGGAGGCATGCTTTCATGGCTGCTTCGCAGCTCCTCTGCTTGGCTTAGCAGATGCTCCAAATCCCAATACTAAACCAATCAACATAGTTGCTGCTTCTCATTACAATTTTGATGCAGCCACAGCTGCTTCTCTCTTGCCAAACACCCAATTCACCAACCATGAGTCTCTCCCTCCATTGGAAGAGGCTCTGTCTCACTTCGCCACAGCTTACCCACACTATTCCCAAACTTATGAGGCTGATCAAATTAGAGCCCAACACTACTTCCATCTCTCCCTCTTCAACCGTGTCTGCTTCGATTACATCGGTTTTGGGCTCTTCTCCTATTCCCAGCATCAAGCCTCCATTTCAgatccttcatcttcttcttcttctcctcctcctccaaacAGTCTAGAATTCCCATTCTTTGACATCTCCTACAGGCCCCTAACTCTGCAATCTCAGATACTAAACAGGGGTGAAGATTCGGAATTAGAATCCAGGATCAGGAAGAGAATCATGGATTTTCTCAATATCTCTGACACTGATTATCACATGGTTTTCACTGCAAACAGAGCATCTGCTTTTAAGCTTTTGGCAGAATCTTATCCTTTCCAATCCAATCACAGGCTCCTTACAGTCTATGACTATGACAGCGAAGCTGTTCGAACCATGATTGAGAGCTCCCAGAAGAAAGGAGCCCGAGTCATGTCCGCCAAATTCTCATGGCCGAGCTTGAGGATTCACACTGAAAAACTGACGAACATGGTTGTGAGTAagagaaagaaggggaagaggggACTATTCGTGTTCCCGATGCAATCGAGGATGACTGGCAGACGATACTCGTGTCTCTGGATGAGCACGGCACATGAGAATGGGTGGCACGTTTTGCTCGACGCTTGTGCATTAGGACCGAAGGACATGGACACATTGGGCCTCTCCCTGTTCAGGCCAGACTTCCTTATCTGCTCCTTCTTCAAGGTTTTTGGGGAGAACCCATCAGGATTTGGTTGCCTCTTTGTCAAGAAATCGAGTGCTTCCATCTTGGATGCTTCTACCACTGCTAAAAGCAGCATAGGAATCGTCGTCACTCTTGTCCCATCAAAGAAGCTTTCTCAATTGCCTTGTGATGATTCTGATGGTCACTCACAGACCCAAGAAAAATCTAAGCTTGAGTCTGAGGAAAATGATTTATCATCCATAAGGTCATTCTCCGGTCCTATTCTTGCTCAATCTCAGACCAGTAACGGGTTCGGGGAGAGATCTTCGAGCTCAAATCAGAGAACTCAATTGGAAGGATTACAGCATTGTTCTTCAGCTTCTGAAATTGTTGAAATATGTGAACCCAATGATCTGTTGAAAGCAAGGAGTACAGAGACCAATATAAATAGCCCCGACAAGAAGAGCTCAGAATTCGAATGCAAATGTTTGGATCATGCGGATTCTTTGGGGCTCATAGTCATCAGCAGTAGAGCAAGATACTTGACCAATTGGCTGGTAAACGCATTGATGAAGCTCCACCATCCGGAGCAGGGGCTTCCCCTTGTCAGAATCTACGGGCCAAAGGTAAAATTCGACAGGGGACCTGCTCTGGCATTCAATGTGTTTGATTGGAAAGGAGAAAAGATTCAGCCCATGCTTGTACAGAAACTTGCAGATCGAAGCAATATTTCTCTGAGCTATGGGTTCCTACACAACATATCGTTTTCAGACAAGTtcgaaggagagaaggagagtgTCTTAGAGACAAGAAACTATGAAGCAACGGCAGTGGCAAGCaacaagaggagagaaagaggtgaACTGGGGATAACCGTTGTCACAGCTGCACTTGGTTTTCTGGCCAATTTCAATGACACCTACAGGCTTTGGGATTTTATAGCTCAATTCCTCAATGCAGATTTTGTGGAGAAGGAGCAGTGGAGATATACAGCTCTTAATCAGAGGACTATTGAACTTTAA
- the LOC122082370 gene encoding ubiquitin-related modifier 1 homolog 2-like, producing MQLTIEFGGGLELLCQSIKIHNVDVDIPAGEEKLTMNNLLSWVRTNLIKERPEMFMKEDTVRPGVLVLVNDCDWELSGQLDTTLEEKDVVVFISTLHGG from the exons ATGCAACTCACTATCGAGTTCGG TGGTGGGCTTGAGCTCCTTTGCCAATCCATTAAGATCCATAATGTTGATGTTGATATACCAGCTGGGGAAGAGAAG TTGACAATGAACAACTTGCTTTCTTGGGTTCGTACCAATTTGATCAAGGAGAGGCCTGAAATGTTCATGAAAGAAGATACTGT GAGACCTGGTGTTCTAGTCCTTGTTAATGATTGTGATTGGGAATTAAGTGGTCAGCTTGATACAACTTTAGAGGAGAAGGATGTGGTAGTTTTTATTTCGACATTGCACGGGGGATAA
- the LOC122082369 gene encoding mediator of RNA polymerase II transcription subunit 18, translating to MECVVQGIIETQHVEALEILLQGLCGVPKESLRIHELCLKSAPGLGVVASEVRLLCDLEQPEPTWTVRHVGGAMRGAGAEQISVLVRTLVESKASKNVLRFFYALGYKLDHELLRVGFTFHFQRVARITVTVTSVNKMPKLYAIDDAVPVTPGIQLVEVTAPASSENYTEVVAGVSSFCEYLAPLLHLSKPGVATGVVPTAAAAAASLMSNGGGKGL from the exons ATGGAGTGTGTGGTTCAAGGAATTATAGAAACACAG CATGTTGAAGCTTTGGAGATTCTACTTCAGGGCCTTTGTGGTGTTCCCAAAGAATCACTTAGGATCCATGAGTTGTGCCTGAAAAGTGCACCAGGTCTTG GAGTGGTAGCATCAGAGGTTCGACTCTTGTGTGATCTGGAGCAGCCTGAGCCCACTTG GACTGTACGACATGTTGGGGGAGCCATGAGAGGTGCTGGTGCTGAGCAAATTTCTGTCCTGGTGAGGACTCTGGTGGAAAGCAAAGCAAGCAAGAATGTGTTGCGCTTTTTTTATGCACTTGGTTACAAATTAGACCACGAGCTCCTAAGGGTGGGATTCACCTTCCATTTCCAAAGGGTTGCAAGGATTACTGTTACTGTTACTTCAGTTAATAAGATGCCAAAGCTATATGCAATTGACGATGCTGTGCCTGTGACACCTGGTATCCAACTTGTTGAAGTGACAGCCCCCGCATCTTCTGAAAACTACACCGAAGTTGTTGCTGGAGTTTCATCTTTTTGTGAATATCTTGCACC GCTTCTACACTTGTCAAAACCAGGTGTCGCAACAGGGGTTGTTCCTACTGCTGCCGCTGCTGCTGCCTCTCTCATGTCAAATGGTGGGGGTAAAGGCTTATAG
- the LOC122081878 gene encoding hydroxymethylglutaryl-CoA synthase-like, translating into MTSQPKDVGILATDIYFPPTCVQQEALEDHDGVSKGKYTIGLGQDCMAFCTEVEDVISMSLTVVTSLLEKYGIDSKQIGRLEVGSETVIDKSKSIKTFLMQIFEENGNTDIEGVDSTNACYGGTAALFNCVNWVESSSWDGRYGLVVCTDSAVYAEGPARPTGGAAAIAMLIGPNAPITFESKYRASHMSHAYDFYKPNLASEYPVVDGKLSQTCYLMALDSCYKRLCDRFEKLGGKPFSISEADYFVFHSPYNKLVQKSFARLCFVDFLRNASSVEEVAREKLAPFSALSGEESYQSRDLEKASQQVAKQLYDTKVQPTTLLPKQVGNMYTASLYAALASLIHNKHNSLVGKRVLMFSYGSGLTATMFSLKFRDCQYPFTVSNIATVMNISDKLKSRHETPPAKFVEILKLMEHRYGSKDFVTTKDTSLLSPGTFYLTEVDSMYRRSYAKKAEDGTTGGKNTTACENGSLANGH; encoded by the exons ATGACTTCGCAGCCTAAAGATGTTGGAATCCTTGCTACGGACATCTACTTTCCTCCTACATGCGTACAGCAG GAAGCATTGGAGGATCATGATGGTGTGAGTAAAGGAAAATACACTATTGGACTTGGGCAAGATTGCATGGCATTTTGTACAGAAGTGGAAGATGTCATTTCAATGAG TTTGACAGTTGTTACTTCCCTTTTGGAGAAGTATGGGATTGATTCAAAACAAATTGGTCGCCTGGAAGTTGGCAGTGAGACTGTAATAGACAAGAGCAAGTCCATTAAGACCTTCTTGATGCAAATTTTTGAG GAAAATGGCAATACAGACATTGAAGGAGTTGACTCAACAAATGCATGCTATGGGGGAACTGCAGCTCTATTCAACTGTGTGAATTGGGTAGAGAGTAGTTCTTGGGATGGACGCTATGGACTTGTTGTGTGCACAGACAGTGCG GTCTATGCAGAAGGACCAGCCCGTCCTACTGGAGGAGCGGCTGCTATTGCTATGCTGATAGGGCCAAATGCTCCAATTACATTTGAAAGCAAATATAGAGCAAGCCACATGTCTCATGCCTATGATTTCTACAAGCCCAATCTTGCAAGTGAATACCCG GTTGTGGATGGGAAACTTTCACAAACTTGTTATCTCATGGCTCTCGATTCTTGCTACAAGCGTTTATGTGACCG GTTCGAAAAATTGGGAGGAAAGCCATTCTCGATCTCCGAGGCAGACTATTTTGTGTTCCATTCTCCATATAATAAG CTTGTGCAGAAAAGCTTTGCTCGGTTGTGCTTCGTTGACTTCTTGAGGAACGCTAG TTCTGTTGAGGAGGTTGCAAGAGAAAAACTGGCACCATTTTCAGCTTTGTCTGGTGAGGAAAGCTACCAGAGCCGTGATCTTGAAAAG GCATCACAGCAAGTTGCAAAGCAGCTATATGACACAAAGGTGCAACCAACCACTTTGCTTCCAAAACAAGTGGGCAACATGTACACTGCCTCTCTTTATGCAGCATTGGCATCTCTTATCCACAACAAACACAATTCACTG GTGGGTAAACGGGTACTAATGTTCTCTTATGGGAGTGGTCTAACTGCCACAATGTTCTCATTGAAATTTCGGGATTGTCAATATCCATTTACCGTGTCAAACATTGCCACGGTGATGAATATCTCTGATAAGTTGAAATCGAGGCATGAG ACCCCCCCTGCAAAATTTGTGGAAATATTGAAGCTAATGGAGCATCGATATGGATCTAAGGACTTTGTGACAACCAAGGATACAAGCCTTTTATCTCCAGGTACATTTTATCTCACTGAAGTTGATTCCATGTACCGGAGATCGTATGCGAAGAAAGCTGAAGATGGCACCACTGGCGGTAAGAACACTACAGCTTGTGAAAATGGGTCACTAGCAAATGGTCATTGA